The window TATTTATAAACTAGAATTACCCAGCTTGTAGTAATTATTGGTTTGACAGCAGCGATGCTCTGTTGGGTACATTATGAAATGTGTACTCCTATAGGTGCCTACTTAGTTTACATGCGGCTAAGTGAAAAAAAACAGACTAAACTGGAAATGTCTAAAATACAAAATTCTATCGTAAACAAGGGCTCATTGCAAattcaataaatatttgtaattgGAACCTTATCGTAAAGAAGTAAGGTTTAAAATCGTATGTTAAAGTTGTCGTTCACAAGTAATTATAGCGAACCCCCTAACCAAAACGGTGCCGAAAGAAGAGTAATGTGTTAATTCCACTTATTTGCACTGACAATTATAATGTTTGCATTTCCAATTATCAGAAGACTCCTGAACGAATGGCGTGAAAAAATATTAGTTAAGTGCGTTTTGATATTTTACTGAGGGTTCGGATCAAATAAAGGTAACTCGACAGGCAtttatttagacgatgcgagaactcgcatgcgagtttcattacattgcgggttttgattggtcggttgaattggacgtaaccaacagtccgcaatgtaactaaaattgcatgcgagttcacgcgccatctaaatcagccctaagtcTAAATAAAAATTGATTAAACTGTACAGCGCAGTCTAGAGCATTAAAGTCATAGGTGCATGATAAATCCTTTGCCGACAACCGCATTTAAAGTGGTTCATGCCTTTTGTAGCTACGATATGAATGATATGATCCCACAAACAAATAGAAATTGATACACATGTTAGAGGTTATTAGAAATAGAACAGAATTaattaatgtagttagagtcaatcaaatcagactcataataaaaattaaatattttgtaatcaacaaatgctccaAAAAGGGTCTTCGTATTTAACAACTTTCCaggaatacattttaaataaatattaattatacttacctagtttttggttatttttattgtgtaagtaattcttCTTTTTAGGTAGATGCTACAGATATTCGGTAAAATGGCCAAATAGGCAGactaccgaatagttgccgaatattcgtgacaTCTCTAGTTATTATTTACGTTTTCGTCAGGGATTAGGATACAAATAATTGTATTCTGTTTGCTATCGTATTTTTGTTACCAAGTTAATAAAATTCTGATACTTAGTCACATTTTTTTGAAACGGTTGTATCATCATAAAGAAAAGAAGGATCCCTAAAATTTCGAACACTTGTTTTTCAGACAGAAACCGTTGCACTTATTTGCCAACCCAAATACGTAAATGTTTTGTAATGTAACACAGAGTAAAGAAAAAACATGTTACGTAGGCGAATCTTCAACGAAATGAATTATAAATctcaaatcaaattatttttggaCCTTTGTGTTCTGTTATTTTGATATTTCTAATTGTGATGTTtgtgaaataaaaatgattatatGTAGATGGAATGAGTGACATTGAATGATAATCACGAATCGCGATTGACagttcgctggcccaatattacagggttctatgtttcacttttatcgaactgaaatttgaacattgtcatgaCATGAAGTCGAATTTCAagtatcttgaaaatgtaacatagaaccctgtaatattgagcCAGCGAGTTTACAACCGCGTCTggtgtacctactacctacataattttattGTCTAAAGCTAAAGTAGTTATGGGACTGAAAACAATGATAAATCTGATTGATAAGTATTTCATttacttatatattattattttaaatcacaTGTCATCTTCTTAATAACATagacaaaaaatacaattttcacAAGTGAAGAAACTTAGGTACGAACTTATAaggaatatttttgaaattattcattctcataggtacattttaaaaatgtaattttatcatCAATAGATATTTGAGATAACGGACTCTTAGTCAGTAAACACAcgttattttttatctaaaatattaataatctcATTCTGCATCCTTTTCCTTTCAAAGTGAAACAGCCGAGAAAGCTTCAATCCTACCAACCTGAGAAACTTTAGCAAATCAGGATCAGGATTCTCTAGCAATACCTGACTCTTCAATATCGTCAGGATCTCTTGCTGTGAGCTTAACACAGACCTCATGAAATCCACAGGAAAAATCTCCTTTTCTCTCGGGTTAATTTTCATATCTACTGTCAATAACTCTTTAAGTTTTGATCCTGAAGGCATATCGGGTAATTTTTTAGGCTTAATAGGTATAAAAGTAAGTTTCTGCGTGGCTTCTGTTATTGGCATTTCAGGTTGTGAAGTTTCCATTTCATTTTCGTTCATTTGTGAAGTAAAACCCCCTGTTTTCTGCATTTCTTCTATCATCTCACTAAATATTGATTTTGGAGAATCATCTAAAAAAAGTACGTCGGAGTCTGGATTTTCTTCTTTAATTTTCTTGCTGGATTCACCTAAAGGATCAGACTCGTTCTGTCGTTTTCTGTTTTCCAGGGTTTCCAGTATATCGTCTTCGTGTTCTGAGAAATAGTCTTCTATTTCTTGCTTGATTTCTACTTCTTCTGCAGGAGATTGGATACCGGCAACGTTCTGTGACAAAAATTTTGATGTACATCTCAAAAAGAAAGCAAGCTTGATTTAAAGAGATGACCTAAAAAGAGAGGGGGGGTTTCCAagatatgtttatttctagtgcAAATTTATATAAGTACACTAAGTCATAACGAGTGATGAAAAACAGGGAAGAACACCGTAAAAAATATAGTTgaatgtgaaaaaaatatagttGAAAATATAGTCAGGGAGGGTACATCACACACAATGCACCCTCCCACGAGGTGTGGGAGGGCACGCACAATGTAACATTAGCAATaaggttttctcaataaattattcttattcttacctATTCTTATTGCATAAGGAGTTAGTAT of the Cydia fagiglandana chromosome 17, ilCydFagi1.1, whole genome shotgun sequence genome contains:
- the LOC134672668 gene encoding uncharacterized protein LOC134672668, which produces MPKINRTYCAVYGCLSNNIKNPDYSFFSIPREEEIRVRWLQVICRMDLTSYRYHRVCEEHFKPEDILVKATRRLLKKDVLPTLKLPANVAGIQSPAEEVEIKQEIEDYFSEHEDDILETLENRKRQNESDPLGESSKKIKEENPDSDVLFLDDSPKSIFSEMIEEMQKTGGFTSQMNENEMETSQPEMPITEATQKLTFIPIKPKKLPDMPSGSKLKELLTVDMKINPREKEIFPVDFMRSVLSSQQEILTILKSQVLLENPDPDLLKFLRLVGLKLSRLFHFERKRMQNEIINILDKK